One genomic segment of Pandoraea sputorum includes these proteins:
- a CDS encoding MFS transporter — MTPSRASQNALALAAVCLTSLMFGLEISSVPTILSTLERVLPADFREIQWIMNAYTLACTTVLMATGSLADRFGRRRVYVISIVVFALTSLACGLAQSAPVLIVSRFLQGMGGGAMLICQVAVLSHQFREGRERSKAFGAWGIIFGIGLGFGPIIGGMIVAVADWQWVFLVHVVLSIVALGLVFVGVQESRDPHANYLDVPGIVTLSLATFGLVYFITQGPDLGMGSPQALGIAAATLVSFVTFLWIEKRSPRPMFDFSVFRIRRFSGAMFGSMGMNFSYWSFMIYLPIYFQGALGYSSVNAGLSLLAYTLPTLVVPPFAERLSLRIDARRVIPLGLFTIGLGFLLMKIGSGMADASWLTMLPGSLLCGVGLGMTNTPVTNTATGAVSANRAGMASGIDMSARLISLAINIALMGFILLKGVSASLANALPGIFDAASLRMLAEKVAAGSLEHLAQNNAALAAADPQGQIVQAALVHGFGWVMVYGVVGAWVLALLSVVAFGAGGRDVERVCEPPPAAAERVCEPTL; from the coding sequence ATGACACCCTCACGCGCGTCTCAAAACGCACTGGCGCTTGCCGCCGTCTGCCTGACATCGCTGATGTTCGGCCTGGAAATCTCCAGTGTGCCGACCATCCTCTCCACGCTGGAACGTGTACTGCCTGCGGATTTCCGGGAAATCCAATGGATCATGAACGCCTACACACTTGCGTGCACCACGGTGTTGATGGCAACAGGCTCGCTCGCCGATCGGTTCGGACGACGTCGCGTCTACGTCATCAGCATTGTGGTGTTCGCGCTGACGTCGCTCGCCTGCGGGCTGGCGCAGAGCGCGCCGGTGCTCATCGTCAGCCGCTTCCTTCAGGGGATGGGTGGGGGCGCGATGCTGATCTGTCAGGTCGCGGTGCTATCGCACCAGTTCCGCGAGGGACGAGAGCGCAGCAAAGCGTTCGGCGCGTGGGGCATCATTTTCGGTATCGGTCTGGGGTTCGGTCCGATCATCGGCGGCATGATCGTTGCCGTGGCCGACTGGCAATGGGTCTTCCTCGTGCACGTGGTGCTGTCGATTGTGGCACTGGGACTCGTGTTCGTCGGGGTGCAGGAATCGCGCGATCCGCATGCGAATTATCTCGACGTGCCGGGCATCGTCACGCTGTCGCTCGCCACGTTCGGTCTCGTGTACTTCATCACGCAAGGGCCGGATCTCGGCATGGGCAGTCCGCAGGCGCTCGGCATCGCAGCGGCGACGCTCGTCAGTTTCGTTACCTTTCTCTGGATCGAGAAACGCAGCCCGCGGCCGATGTTCGACTTTTCCGTGTTCCGCATCCGACGTTTCTCCGGCGCAATGTTCGGATCGATGGGGATGAACTTCAGCTACTGGTCGTTCATGATCTACCTGCCGATCTACTTTCAGGGCGCGCTTGGTTACAGCAGCGTGAACGCCGGGCTGTCGCTGCTGGCGTACACATTGCCGACGCTCGTGGTGCCGCCGTTCGCCGAGCGCCTGTCGCTGCGCATCGATGCTCGCCGTGTCATTCCGCTAGGTCTGTTCACCATCGGCCTCGGCTTCCTGTTGATGAAGATCGGCTCGGGCATGGCCGATGCCAGTTGGCTCACGATGCTACCCGGCAGTCTGCTTTGCGGCGTGGGCCTGGGCATGACGAATACGCCTGTCACCAACACGGCTACCGGCGCGGTGTCGGCCAATCGTGCGGGGATGGCGTCGGGGATCGACATGAGCGCGCGGCTGATCAGCCTCGCCATCAACATCGCGCTGATGGGCTTCATCTTGCTCAAGGGCGTGAGTGCGTCGCTGGCAAACGCGTTGCCGGGCATCTTCGACGCGGCGTCTCTGCGTATGCTCGCGGAGAAGGTCGCCGCCGGTAGTCTCGAACACCTTGCGCAAAACAACGCGGCGCTCGCAGCGGCCGACCCGCAGGGGCAGATCGTGCAAGCGGCACTGGTGCACGGCTTCGGTTGGGTGATGGTGTACGGCGTGGTAGGGGCGTGGGTGCTCGCGCTGCTGAGCGTGGTGGCGTTCGGGGCGGGCGGGCGCGACGTCGAGCGGGTATGCGAGCCGCCGCCAGCCGCCGCTGAGCGCGTGTGCGAGCCGACGTTATAA
- a CDS encoding pirin family protein, which produces MSNVGNSSEFVRISEVVSGHDMTIRDGFRAKHFGEQTFGGLMDPVVMLDHFHMTAPTFAPHPHAGISAVTYMFEDAVGAHVNYDSLGNYGPIVPGALHWFAAGRGAVHTEQPEGDGHDVHALQIFVNLPASQKYDAPYAFDVEPTEIPEVVSPGVRVRVVLGASNGVTAKKNDDLPQPFTLLDGFLTDRAAFHHDLPRGWNATVCVVSGHLQFDADGTTRQLGAGEAVAVGLSKRATADVLAIDLRAGADCHFVVLSGPALGEPLAKHGPFVMNTVEQLNDRMSAYQRGEFGSLDDETFPQLKAYRTRA; this is translated from the coding sequence ATGAGCAACGTCGGCAATAGCAGCGAATTCGTGCGGATTTCGGAAGTCGTGAGCGGTCATGACATGACCATTCGCGATGGCTTTCGCGCCAAGCATTTCGGCGAGCAGACATTCGGCGGTTTGATGGACCCGGTCGTCATGCTGGATCATTTCCACATGACGGCCCCGACCTTTGCGCCGCATCCGCATGCCGGAATTTCTGCCGTGACGTACATGTTCGAAGACGCCGTCGGCGCCCACGTCAACTACGACTCACTCGGCAACTACGGCCCGATCGTGCCGGGCGCCTTGCATTGGTTCGCCGCCGGACGCGGCGCGGTGCATACCGAGCAACCCGAAGGCGACGGCCATGACGTGCACGCGCTGCAAATCTTCGTCAACTTGCCCGCTTCGCAGAAATACGACGCGCCCTATGCGTTCGACGTCGAACCCACGGAAATTCCCGAGGTGGTGTCGCCGGGTGTGCGTGTGCGGGTGGTTTTGGGCGCCAGCAATGGGGTGACAGCAAAGAAGAATGATGACCTTCCTCAACCGTTCACCTTGCTCGACGGGTTCCTGACGGATCGCGCCGCGTTCCACCACGATTTGCCGCGCGGCTGGAATGCCACCGTCTGTGTGGTCTCGGGGCACTTGCAGTTCGATGCCGACGGCACGACTCGGCAACTGGGCGCTGGCGAGGCTGTCGCCGTCGGCCTGAGCAAGCGCGCGACGGCCGACGTCCTCGCCATCGATTTGCGTGCCGGGGCGGACTGCCACTTTGTGGTCTTATCCGGACCGGCACTCGGCGAGCCGCTAGCGAAACACGGCCCGTTCGTCATGAACACCGTCGAACAACTCAACGACCGGATGTCCGCCTATCAGCGCGGCGAATTCGGTTCGCTGGACGACGAGACGTTCCCGCAGCTCAAGGCTTACCGGACGCGGGCGTAA
- a CDS encoding TonB-dependent receptor, whose protein sequence is MKTSIPVRTAIAVAIGSLCALAHAADNSNNANASQNVELPATQVHADIVKPLDEPVQTGSRLGLSIKETPASVEVIDRQQLVERGDANIVDAVSRATGINASPHPGNGGSELGARGFVGSASVTQLYDGVRPYGAIGVTFPFDTWSVERIEVLRGPASVIYGEGAIGGVVNIVPKKPEQMPIENEIQLGIGTEKTGRAAFGSGGAITDKLSYRFDASANSSNNWVDRGNSHNASFSAAIKYDFTPRFSVTATLAEGNQHPMQYFGVPLVNGRLDPATYRKNYNVADSLITFRDSWATLGATWRPIDNLTITSTLYRMKSKRHWKDAEYYNYVPSSGLVQRSSYTEILHDQEQIGNVTTATLKGQLFGMENAVSAGFEFNHTTFQHTNNSPYSGTSLVDLYNPDPGNFVNVAGTFPKYRSQANQYAFFAENRLKVTSRWSVIGGVRYDHASINRDDLIAGTAFSKDLSYTGWRVGTVYDLSANTNVYGQYSVAADPITSLLSLTPAKAKFDLATGKQIEFGVKQDWLDGRVDGTLSVYRIVKNNLLTVDPLNPSLSLQVGQQSSRGVELTVGAQLTRDVRIDANGTWLRAKYDQFDESVGGISVSRAGNIPVNVPQQMANLWLSWRFAQAWTASGGLKYVGKRYADTANTLTLPSYTTVDLALAWKPRRDLTLTGRVYNVFNRHYVQTAYYNNTQWLLGNDRRAELVMSYRF, encoded by the coding sequence ATGAAAACGTCAATTCCAGTGCGCACCGCCATCGCGGTGGCCATTGGCTCGCTGTGCGCCCTCGCGCACGCTGCCGACAACAGCAACAACGCCAACGCCTCGCAAAACGTCGAACTCCCCGCGACGCAGGTACACGCGGACATCGTGAAACCGCTCGACGAACCGGTGCAGACCGGCAGTCGTCTTGGCCTCTCGATCAAGGAGACACCGGCGAGCGTCGAGGTCATCGACCGGCAGCAATTGGTGGAGCGCGGCGATGCGAACATCGTCGACGCCGTCAGTCGCGCGACCGGCATCAATGCCTCTCCCCATCCAGGCAATGGCGGCTCGGAGCTTGGCGCGCGCGGCTTCGTCGGCAGCGCGTCCGTCACACAGCTTTACGACGGCGTGCGTCCATACGGTGCCATCGGCGTCACGTTCCCGTTCGACACGTGGTCCGTCGAGCGCATCGAGGTCTTGCGCGGCCCGGCCTCTGTCATCTATGGCGAGGGGGCCATCGGCGGTGTGGTCAACATCGTCCCGAAGAAGCCCGAGCAGATGCCCATCGAAAACGAAATTCAGCTCGGCATCGGCACCGAGAAGACTGGCCGCGCAGCGTTCGGCAGCGGCGGCGCGATCACCGACAAACTCTCCTATCGCTTCGATGCGAGCGCCAACAGTTCGAACAACTGGGTTGACCGAGGCAATTCGCACAACGCGTCGTTCTCCGCCGCCATCAAGTACGACTTCACGCCGCGCTTTTCCGTGACGGCCACGCTCGCCGAGGGCAATCAGCATCCGATGCAGTACTTCGGCGTACCGCTCGTGAACGGGCGTCTCGACCCGGCGACCTATCGGAAGAACTACAACGTGGCCGATTCACTCATCACGTTTCGTGACAGTTGGGCGACGCTGGGGGCCACGTGGCGCCCTATCGACAATCTCACGATCACGAGCACGCTGTATCGCATGAAGAGCAAACGCCACTGGAAGGACGCCGAGTATTACAACTATGTGCCCTCAAGCGGCCTCGTGCAGCGCAGCAGCTACACCGAAATCCTTCACGATCAGGAACAGATCGGCAACGTCACGACCGCGACGCTCAAGGGCCAACTGTTCGGGATGGAGAACGCCGTGTCGGCAGGCTTCGAGTTCAATCACACGACGTTCCAGCACACCAACAACTCGCCCTACTCGGGCACGTCGCTCGTCGATCTGTACAACCCCGATCCCGGCAACTTCGTGAATGTGGCGGGCACCTTTCCCAAGTATCGGTCGCAGGCGAACCAATACGCGTTCTTCGCCGAGAACCGTCTGAAAGTTACGTCGCGATGGTCGGTCATTGGCGGCGTGCGCTACGACCATGCCAGCATCAATCGTGACGATCTGATCGCAGGCACCGCCTTCTCCAAGGACCTCAGCTACACCGGCTGGCGCGTGGGCACGGTCTATGACTTGAGCGCTAACACTAACGTCTACGGTCAGTACTCGGTCGCCGCCGACCCTATCACGTCACTGCTCTCGCTCACACCGGCCAAGGCAAAGTTCGATCTTGCGACAGGCAAACAGATCGAGTTCGGCGTGAAGCAGGATTGGCTCGACGGTCGCGTCGATGGCACGCTGTCGGTCTATCGCATCGTCAAGAACAATCTGCTCACCGTCGACCCGCTCAATCCGTCGCTCAGTCTCCAGGTCGGCCAACAGTCGTCACGGGGCGTGGAACTGACCGTGGGGGCGCAGTTGACGCGCGACGTGCGGATCGACGCCAACGGCACGTGGCTGCGCGCCAAGTACGACCAGTTCGACGAAAGCGTGGGCGGTATATCCGTCTCGCGGGCGGGCAACATTCCGGTGAACGTGCCTCAGCAGATGGCAAATCTGTGGCTGAGCTGGCGCTTCGCACAAGCGTGGACGGCCAGCGGCGGGCTGAAGTACGTCGGCAAGCGTTATGCCGATACCGCGAATACGCTGACGCTGCCGTCTTATACGACGGTCGATCTGGCGCTCGCGTGGAAGCCACGCCGCGATCTCACGCTGACCGGACGCGTCTATAACGTCTTCAACCGGCACTACGTGCAAACGGCCTACTACAACAACACGCAGTGGCTGCTGGGCAACGACCGTCGCGCGGAGCTGGTGATGAGCTACCGGTTCTGA
- a CDS encoding DUF2946 domain-containing protein, translated as MSSRALNMPVWSRSKRIAWVGLAAMWMLLCAPLISQYLRAHPSSIDDALSSTFCTSLDETAAQGRHTPITHATSAACGYCSLLAHTPPLPSTPVTLADIRIGGPRLTLAPALPHSGTPQRLTPPSRAPPHA; from the coding sequence TTGTCGTCGCGCGCCCTGAACATGCCGGTATGGTCACGCAGCAAACGCATCGCATGGGTCGGCCTCGCCGCCATGTGGATGCTGCTTTGCGCACCGCTGATCAGCCAGTATCTGCGCGCGCACCCGTCGTCAATCGACGACGCGCTGTCCAGCACGTTCTGTACCAGTCTCGACGAAACGGCAGCACAGGGTCGGCACACACCGATCACGCACGCGACGAGCGCCGCCTGCGGCTATTGCTCGCTGCTCGCGCACACGCCACCACTCCCGTCTACTCCGGTCACGCTGGCCGACATTCGCATCGGCGGACCACGCCTCACCCTTGCGCCAGCGCTGCCTCATAGCGGCACGCCGCAGCGTCTCACCCCGCCCTCACGCGCCCCGCCGCACGCCTGA
- a CDS encoding ParD-like family protein produces the protein MGIVKISEQMHEALRNTSGALSRSINAQAEHWLRVGMLAELNPTLSYGEICRRLIESDGSPVSETGAVASPATGAPVTVMNKVA, from the coding sequence ATGGGTATCGTCAAGATATCGGAGCAAATGCATGAGGCGCTGCGCAATACCAGCGGCGCGCTCAGTCGCTCGATCAACGCGCAAGCCGAGCACTGGCTGCGCGTCGGCATGCTCGCCGAACTGAATCCCACGTTGAGTTACGGCGAGATCTGCCGTCGACTCATCGAATCCGATGGCTCGCCGGTCAGCGAGACCGGCGCTGTCGCTTCTCCAGCAACCGGTGCACCCGTCACCGTCATGAATAAGGTGGCCTAA
- the map gene encoding type I methionyl aminopeptidase, which produces MVRERVVIRSNEEIALSRRAGEMAAQVLAMIGEHVKPGVTTDELDRLCHDFIVNELKAIPANIGYHGYPKTVCASVNHVVCHGIPGDKKLHDGDIVNIDVALIKDGWFGDTSRMYYAGKPSIMAKRLVDTTYEAMVAGIRAVRPGATLGDVGYAIQSVAHREGFSIVRDYCGHGIGTTYHDDPQVLHYGRPGTGLTLRPGMIFTIEPMVNVGKPDTKQLADGWTVVTRDRSLSAQWEHMVAVTETGFQVLTQWPDGLGEYARYGALDSGGATANAA; this is translated from the coding sequence ATGGTGCGCGAACGCGTTGTCATCCGCTCGAACGAAGAAATTGCCCTGTCGCGTCGCGCCGGGGAGATGGCCGCACAAGTGCTCGCGATGATCGGCGAGCACGTGAAGCCCGGTGTCACGACCGATGAACTCGACCGTCTGTGTCACGACTTCATCGTGAATGAACTGAAGGCGATTCCCGCCAACATCGGCTATCACGGGTATCCGAAGACGGTGTGCGCGTCGGTCAATCACGTGGTGTGCCACGGGATTCCGGGCGATAAGAAGCTGCACGACGGCGATATCGTGAACATCGACGTCGCCCTCATCAAGGACGGCTGGTTCGGCGACACAAGCCGCATGTATTACGCGGGCAAGCCGAGCATCATGGCCAAGCGTCTGGTCGACACGACCTACGAAGCGATGGTCGCAGGCATTCGCGCGGTGCGCCCCGGCGCGACGCTCGGCGATGTCGGTTATGCGATTCAGTCGGTCGCGCATCGCGAAGGTTTCAGCATCGTGCGCGACTACTGCGGGCACGGCATCGGCACGACCTATCACGACGATCCGCAAGTGCTGCATTACGGACGTCCGGGCACGGGTCTGACGTTGCGCCCGGGCATGATCTTCACCATCGAGCCGATGGTCAACGTCGGCAAGCCGGACACGAAGCAACTCGCAGACGGCTGGACCGTCGTCACGCGCGACCGCTCGCTCTCGGCGCAATGGGAGCACATGGTGGCTGTCACGGAGACGGGCTTTCAGGTGCTCACGCAATGGCCGGACGGGCTTGGCGAATATGCGCGCTATGGTGCGCTCGATAGTGGTGGCGCGACGGCGAATGCGGCCTGA
- a CDS encoding HPP family protein, protein MTRRDVKDWMAGFLPAVVAVHWRERLRAGFGALCGIAVTGGLMLWLLGPASYIPWLVAPMGASAVLLFGVPASPLAQPWSILGGNLVAAVVGVTCAMFIPTPVIAAATAVGVSIALMFTFRCVHPPSGAVALTAVLGGPAVHALGYGFVLEPIALQSVMLLGSAIGYHAITGHRYPHAMKTQAPARPVNAQAIPVTTADAEKALARRSELLDISADDLASLLRDTQREAFARRARELTAADVMAPPLAKVQAHEEVPAAWRLLQRHGLDAVPVIDSEARVIGLLTRHDLHMRRARRQNWPRFGVSLGNGQRPAVRDLMQGNLKSATAGMPLSELVALLSTQRHGTLPVLDDAARLVGVVTNADVLRKVVNA, encoded by the coding sequence ATGACACGACGTGATGTGAAGGATTGGATGGCGGGTTTTCTGCCCGCCGTGGTGGCTGTTCACTGGCGCGAGCGCCTGCGCGCAGGCTTCGGCGCGCTATGCGGTATCGCTGTGACCGGTGGGCTGATGCTGTGGCTGCTCGGCCCCGCCTCCTACATCCCCTGGCTGGTGGCCCCGATGGGTGCGTCGGCCGTTCTGCTTTTCGGCGTGCCCGCCAGTCCTCTCGCGCAACCCTGGTCGATTCTCGGCGGCAATCTCGTGGCGGCTGTCGTCGGCGTGACGTGCGCCATGTTTATTCCGACACCGGTCATCGCCGCCGCGACTGCGGTCGGTGTGTCCATCGCACTGATGTTCACGTTTCGCTGCGTGCACCCGCCGTCAGGCGCGGTTGCGCTCACCGCCGTGCTCGGCGGCCCGGCAGTTCATGCACTCGGCTACGGCTTCGTGCTCGAACCGATTGCGCTGCAGTCGGTCATGCTGCTTGGCTCGGCCATCGGCTATCACGCGATCACCGGCCACCGTTACCCGCATGCGATGAAGACGCAGGCACCGGCGCGTCCGGTCAATGCACAAGCGATTCCCGTGACGACGGCAGACGCCGAAAAGGCCCTCGCCCGTCGCAGCGAACTGCTCGACATCTCGGCCGACGATCTGGCCAGCCTGCTGCGCGACACGCAACGCGAAGCCTTTGCCCGTCGTGCCCGCGAACTGACGGCGGCCGACGTGATGGCTCCGCCGCTTGCCAAGGTACAAGCGCATGAGGAAGTACCGGCCGCATGGCGTTTGCTGCAACGTCATGGACTGGACGCCGTGCCGGTGATCGATTCGGAAGCGCGCGTCATCGGCCTGTTGACGCGACACGATCTGCACATGCGGCGTGCGCGTCGCCAGAACTGGCCGCGCTTCGGCGTGTCGCTCGGGAATGGTCAACGCCCGGCCGTCCGCGATCTGATGCAAGGCAATCTCAAGTCGGCCACCGCAGGCATGCCGCTCTCCGAACTGGTCGCGCTCCTTTCGACGCAACGCCACGGCACACTGCCCGTGCTCGACGACGCCGCCCGGCTCGTGGGGGTCGTCACGAACGCCGACGTGCTGCGCAAGGTCGTGAACGCCTGA